From the Roseibium sp. HPY-6 genome, one window contains:
- a CDS encoding DsbA family oxidoreductase has translation MNTAAPITVDVVSDVMCPWCYIGKRRLEAALKSVPQLDVDVRWHPFQLDATLPKEGKDRQQYLSDKFGGKANADAFYSRIKDAGMEEGIDFAFQDIKLSPNTLDCHRLVLWSRSDNVQNDVVERLFKAYFLDGEDLTNSETLVRISEEAGMQSDLVEQLLETETDLDKTEAQVAKAHESGITGVPCFIIDGRFVLAGAERAETIAAALLHAEETRSNPDASDPD, from the coding sequence ATGAACACAGCTGCTCCGATTACGGTTGACGTCGTCTCAGACGTTATGTGCCCTTGGTGTTACATCGGCAAAAGGAGGCTGGAAGCGGCTTTGAAGAGCGTGCCTCAGCTGGACGTGGATGTGCGATGGCATCCGTTTCAGCTGGACGCCACTTTACCAAAGGAAGGTAAAGATCGGCAGCAGTATCTCAGCGACAAATTCGGCGGCAAGGCGAATGCCGATGCTTTTTACAGCCGTATCAAGGATGCGGGGATGGAAGAAGGCATCGATTTTGCGTTCCAGGACATCAAGCTGTCGCCCAATACGCTTGATTGCCATCGGCTGGTCCTGTGGTCACGCTCAGACAACGTTCAAAACGACGTCGTTGAACGCTTGTTCAAGGCCTATTTCCTAGATGGCGAAGATCTGACAAATTCGGAAACGCTTGTGCGAATTTCGGAAGAAGCCGGAATGCAATCCGATCTCGTGGAGCAGCTGCTGGAGACGGAAACCGATCTCGACAAGACGGAAGCACAGGTTGCCAAGGCGCATGAGTCAGGCATTACGGGCGTTCCCTGTTTTATTATCGATGGCAGATTTGTTCTGGCCGGAGCCGAGAGAGCGGAGACGATTGCAGCCGCTCTCCTCCACGCTGAAGAAACACGAAGCAACCCGGACGCATCTGATCCCGATTGA
- a CDS encoding class I adenylate-forming enzyme family protein, producing the protein MKATLENLAKEYHESGAWSDVPLDELFRKTAAEHPDRLALVDAPDRAAWTGGEPRRLTYAEADREIDRLAAFYSTVGLSSDHVIGVQAPNTVDTVIAILAALRADLIVSPLPLHWRQKNVVEALNSIGAKGFIAADRIETRDVGTAARDVAADLFSLRFVFGLGKEVPDGLIELAPMLAEMGDDLTFTPADRPDPADHTATICWSRSGEENVPVSRCHNHWLAAAQMIVNEAHIKEGSTLLVPYSLSGLTGLGGGLVPFLATGSTLHLHHPTSLANLASHANDVEADVVMTPGPLAQTLDRKLTNTKTTVLAAWNISAPHPTTFVARRRLVDVHVADEFALIAKARGPSAKIKATALGKHDGSNGCESGPALLEIAVTEEVEAQVPKLLVKGPMVPEIGWRTINGDQRRVRWEGTGFLNTNIKVDLVEGGISGFGIPGTYALGTGNLETIDVIYSSYPGIKEAAAFVVEDHLLGARMYAALVPESSSVPDAASFFAYLDAEGVDLAKIPHRVLILQSLPRNADGTIFREKLTLRTQRLPAAVA; encoded by the coding sequence ATGAAAGCAACCCTTGAAAACCTTGCCAAGGAGTATCACGAAAGCGGAGCCTGGTCCGATGTGCCGCTGGATGAACTCTTCCGCAAGACAGCTGCGGAGCACCCTGACCGCCTGGCGCTGGTGGATGCACCGGACCGGGCAGCGTGGACAGGCGGTGAGCCACGCCGCCTGACCTATGCTGAAGCAGATCGCGAGATCGACAGGCTCGCTGCTTTCTACAGCACGGTGGGCCTCTCCTCAGATCATGTCATCGGGGTGCAGGCACCGAATACGGTCGACACCGTTATTGCCATTCTCGCGGCATTGCGTGCCGATCTGATTGTTTCTCCTCTGCCCCTTCATTGGCGTCAGAAGAACGTTGTGGAAGCGCTCAATTCCATTGGTGCAAAAGGTTTCATTGCGGCGGACCGGATTGAAACGAGAGATGTCGGCACGGCAGCGCGTGATGTTGCGGCAGACCTTTTTTCGCTTCGTTTTGTGTTCGGTCTCGGCAAGGAAGTCCCGGACGGACTTATCGAACTTGCTCCCATGCTGGCCGAAATGGGGGACGATCTTACGTTCACCCCTGCAGACCGTCCCGATCCAGCCGATCATACGGCAACGATCTGCTGGAGCCGGAGCGGCGAAGAAAACGTTCCGGTCAGCAGGTGTCACAATCATTGGCTCGCCGCTGCGCAGATGATTGTGAACGAGGCGCACATCAAGGAGGGAAGTACGCTCCTGGTGCCCTATTCGCTCAGCGGGCTGACCGGATTGGGCGGCGGGTTGGTGCCATTCCTCGCGACTGGCAGCACCTTGCACCTGCATCATCCGACCTCGCTTGCCAATCTTGCATCTCACGCCAATGACGTGGAAGCCGATGTGGTTATGACACCCGGTCCGCTGGCGCAGACGCTGGATAGAAAGCTGACCAACACAAAGACCACGGTTTTGGCGGCCTGGAACATATCTGCACCGCATCCGACAACCTTCGTCGCACGACGGCGCCTTGTCGATGTGCATGTCGCGGACGAGTTTGCCTTGATTGCAAAGGCGCGAGGGCCCTCCGCAAAGATCAAGGCGACAGCCTTGGGAAAGCATGACGGGTCGAACGGGTGTGAAAGCGGGCCAGCCCTCCTCGAAATAGCAGTGACAGAAGAGGTTGAGGCGCAGGTGCCGAAACTGCTGGTCAAAGGGCCCATGGTCCCCGAGATCGGCTGGCGCACGATCAATGGCGACCAGCGGCGCGTCCGATGGGAAGGCACCGGTTTCTTGAATACCAACATCAAGGTTGATCTGGTCGAAGGTGGAATTTCCGGTTTCGGCATTCCGGGCACATATGCCCTGGGGACCGGAAACCTGGAAACCATCGACGTGATCTACTCAAGCTATCCCGGGATAAAGGAAGCTGCCGCATTCGTCGTTGAGGATCATCTGCTTGGCGCGAGGATGTATGCCGCACTTGTCCCGGAATCCTCCAGCGTGCCGGACGCTGCGTCCTTTTTTGCCTATCTCGATGCTGAAGGTGTCGATCTCGCGAAAATCCCGCACCGCGTCCTCATTTTGCAGTCATTGCCGCGCAATGCGGACGGCACGATCTTCCGGGAAAAACTGACGCTGCGGACACAACGCTTGCCGGCAGCCGTCGCTTGA
- the eno gene encoding phosphopyruvate hydratase, with translation MTAIIDIVGRQIFDSRGNPTVEVDVFLEDGSFGRAAVPSGASTGAHEAVELRDGGDRYMGKGVQKAVEAVNGEIFETVGGLDAEDQLQIDQAMIDLDGTANKARLGANAILGVSLAVARAAAQASGLPLYRYVGGTSARTLPVPMMNIINGGAHADNPIDFQEFMIMPVGADSLSEAVRMGSEIFHTLKKALNGAGHNTNVGDEGGFAPNLESTDAAIGFVMKAIETAGYKPGEDVYLALDAASTEFFKDGKYVLEGEGKSLAPEEMAKYLGDLVSRYPIISIEDGLAEDDWDGWKATTDLIGNSCQLVGDDLFVTNSERLRKGIDLGVANSILIKVNQIGTLSETLDAVETAHKAAYTAVMSHRSGETEDSTISDLAVATNCGQIKTGSLARSDRLAKYNQLIRIEEELGPQAVYAGRSILKG, from the coding sequence ATGACCGCCATTATCGATATCGTCGGACGCCAGATTTTCGACAGCCGCGGAAATCCGACAGTTGAAGTCGATGTATTCCTCGAAGACGGATCCTTCGGGCGCGCGGCGGTTCCATCCGGCGCGTCCACAGGAGCCCACGAAGCTGTTGAATTGCGCGATGGCGGCGACCGTTACATGGGCAAGGGTGTTCAAAAGGCCGTCGAAGCTGTCAACGGCGAGATTTTCGAAACAGTTGGCGGCCTGGATGCGGAAGATCAACTGCAGATCGACCAGGCGATGATTGATCTGGATGGCACTGCAAACAAGGCTCGCCTCGGCGCGAATGCCATCCTGGGCGTTTCACTGGCTGTCGCACGAGCCGCAGCGCAAGCGTCCGGCTTGCCGCTCTACCGGTATGTTGGTGGCACATCTGCCAGAACGCTGCCTGTTCCGATGATGAACATCATCAATGGCGGCGCGCATGCGGACAATCCGATCGACTTTCAGGAGTTCATGATCATGCCGGTCGGGGCGGACAGCCTCAGCGAAGCAGTCCGGATGGGTTCCGAAATCTTCCACACGCTCAAAAAGGCGCTGAATGGGGCCGGACACAACACCAATGTCGGCGATGAAGGTGGATTTGCGCCCAACCTGGAATCAACGGACGCAGCAATCGGCTTTGTCATGAAGGCGATCGAAACCGCCGGATACAAGCCCGGAGAAGACGTCTATCTGGCGCTCGACGCCGCGTCCACGGAGTTTTTCAAGGACGGAAAATACGTGCTCGAAGGTGAGGGCAAGTCGCTCGCACCTGAAGAGATGGCAAAATATCTCGGCGATCTGGTATCCCGTTATCCGATCATTTCCATTGAAGACGGGCTTGCGGAAGACGATTGGGATGGTTGGAAAGCCACCACCGACCTTATCGGCAACTCCTGCCAGCTTGTCGGCGATGATCTGTTCGTCACCAACTCCGAGCGCCTGCGCAAGGGAATTGATCTCGGCGTTGCAAACTCGATCCTGATCAAAGTCAACCAGATCGGCACATTGTCTGAGACTCTCGATGCGGTCGAAACGGCCCACAAGGCTGCTTATACGGCAGTAATGTCGCACCGCTCTGGAGAGACCGAAGATTCAACGATTTCCGATCTTGCCGTTGCGACCAATTGCGGGCAGATCAAAACCGGTTCGCTTGCCCGCTCCGACCGGCTTGCAAAATACAATCAGCTGATCCGCATTGAAGAGGAACTCGGTCCGCAGGCTGTCTATGCAGGACGGTCCATTCTGAAAGGCTGA